The stretch of DNA CCCGCTGGGTCCGCGAACGCTATCTCGACTGGACCCCGGACTCGCCCCTCTACCAGGCGAAAGTTCTGGCAAACTTCCCTGAATCTGCCGAGGACACCCTCATCCCGCTCTCGTGGATCGAGGCGGCAATCAACCGCGAGCTCGTGCCGGGGACGCCCGTCGAACTCGGCGTCGATATCGCCCGCTACGGCAGCGACAAAACCGTTCTCGTACTGCGAAAAGGGAACGTCGCACGGATCGTCGAAGTGCGGGCAAAACAGGGCACGATGGAGACGGCAGGGCTCGTCAAGGTCGTACGCGAACGGGGGGGGGCATCCTACGCGAAAGTGGATGCGGACGGTCTCGGTGCCGGTGTGTACGATCGGCTCGAAGAGGTCGAGCTCGAGGAGCAGCAGGCAACGGGCCGCGACCGCGAGAACCCCTACCGCGAGATGCATACGGGCCTTGCGGCGGCGGATCCCGAACGCTTCGGCAACACCCGCGCCGAATGGTACTGGGGCCTGCGCCAGCGGTTCGAGGAGGGGGACATCGACATCGAGGACGACGAGGAGCTCACCGCCCAGCTCGCGACCCTGAAGTACAAACTGAACAGCCGGGGCCAGATTTTCATCGAAAAGAAGGAGGACATGAAGAAACGCGGTCTTCCGTCACCCGATAAGGCCGACGCCCTCATGCTCGCGTTCGCTCCGGTTCCTGTCACTCCGGAGGACGAAGTGGTCTGGCTGAACGAAGAGGAGACCCTGATCTCCGTCATCTGACGGAGGAGATTCTGACAATGCCACGAAAAAAGAACTCACTTCCCGAAGATATGCAGGCAGCTCTTGCAGAGAACGAGCTGCTCGTCGAACGCATCGTCGAACTCGAACTCGCGCTCGAAGATATCGGCTGGCAGAGCCTCACCGAAACCGACCGCGAGTTCTCGCGGGATGCCCTTCGCCGGATCGTCATCCTCGCCCGCCTCTACTGGCTGAAAAACCCGCTCATCAAACGGGCCGTCGAGACGCAGACCTGCTACGTGTTCGCGCTCGGCGTCACGACGAAAGCGAAACACCCGGCCATCGACGCCGTGATCCAGGCATTCATCGACGACGAGAAGAACAAGGCAGAACTCTTCGACCACCAGGCGCTGATGCTCAAAGAGACCGAACTCCAGCTCTTCGCGAACCTCTTTTTCGTCTTCTTCATTAACTCCTCGACGGGCCGCGTGCGGATCCGCACCGTGCCGTTCCACGAAGTCCAGCGCGTCGTCTACAACCCCGAGGACAGCAACGACCCCTGGTACTACCTCCGGGAATGGCAGGAGTTCCCGCTCGATACCGCCGGCCCGGTCCCACCCGTCCGGCGGGCGGCCTACTACCCTGACTGGCGCTACCGGCCCCGCGACGGCCACCCGGCAACCCTCTACGGCATCGAGGTCCGCGCCGACACCCCGATCTACCATGTGAAAGTGAACGCGCTTTCCGATATGCAGTTCGGGGTCTCGGAAGTCTACGCGGGCCTCGACTGGGCGCGTGCGTACAAAGAGTATCTGGAGAACTGGGCATCCGTCGCAAAGGCCCTCGCGCGGATTGCGACCGTTATTACCACTAAAGGCGGGAAGAAAGGCGTCACGGCAGCAAAGACCCGGCTTGCATCCACGCTCTCGAATACCGGGACCGGCGAGACGAACCCTGCACCCGTCCAGGCCTCGACGTTCATCCAGGCCGAAGGCACGAACCTGCAACCCTTCCGCACCGCGGGGGCGCAGGCAGGGATGGACGACGGCCGGCGCCTGATGCTCATGGTCTGCTCGTCGACGGGCATCATGGAACCCGAACTCACGGGCGATCCCTCGACGGGCAACCTTGCCACGGCGAAGACCATGGAACGGCCCATGGAGCTGAGGTTCCGCGCCCGCCAGGAACTCTGGAAGGGCGTGATGCACGGCATCCTCCAGTACGTCGTCAATTGCTCGGTGCGGGCGGAAAACGGCCCCATCGGCGGGACCGTCGCTGTCGATGAGTGGACCGGCGACGAGACGATCACGCTCGAACTCGATACCGAGAATCCCGACGAGACGAAACGCGGCAAACCCCTCGACCGCACGATCGACGTCACGTTCCCGCCGATGCTCGAGCACGACGCGAACGTCCAGGTCGCGGCCATCAAGGAGGCGGCCACCCTCGGAGGACTCTCGCAGGCGCGGACCATGCCGAAGATGCTGCTGTCGCGTCTCCTCCTCCAGGCCTTAGGGGTGGAGAATATCGACGCGGTCCTCGACGAGCTCTTCCCGGACGGCGAACCCGAGCCGGAGGACGAACCGCCGGTATCGGGCAGCGACGATGACAGGGAGATCCCGAAGCTCGAACGGGCAATGGTCGAAGCGGCTCGCGAGCTCCGGGACGCCATCAGAGCGGCGAAGAAGGCAGGGGTGTGGGAATGACGGTCTCCGAAGCCCTCGACCGGTATCTCGAAGCAGCTGGCAGAGTCATCCACCGCCAGGACACCCGGCCCCTCGAACACCAGCTCGAGGCGAAGGTCAGGACGATCTTCAAGCGGCAGCGGGAGATCGTGCTCGCGGAATTCTCCAAACAGCGCACCCACTTCCAGGAAGACGCTGCTCCGCAGTCCATCATCGCCCCGGCTCTGGATGCCGCCTACATCGGTACCTACGAGGACTTTTTCCGGGCACTCGAAAGCGTGGCCGAATCTGCGCTCGTCCGGGCATCGGCAACGCTGATCGCGACGGCCGGTGTTCCGCTCAAATTCGACCTCAAGGACCCCCGCGCCCGCGAATGGCTCGCGAGCCACGCGGCAGAGCGCATCAAGGGCATCGACACCACCACGCGGAAGGATATCGCCCGGATCGTGCAGGACGGCGTGAACGAACGAGTCCCCTACGATACCATTGCCCGCCGCATCTCGGCAGCGTATACCGAGTTCGCCATCGGCAAACCGCAGGAACATATCGCGAGCCGGGCGCACCTCGTCGCGGTGACGGAGGTAGCGGAAGCCTATGAGGAAGGCAGTATCCGGCAGGCGAAGGAGATGCAGCGGCAGGGCCTCGCGATGGAGAAGCACTGGCGCGACAGCGGAGACGACCGGGTCTCTAATGGCTGTCGCGAGAACTCGGCGGCAGGCTGGATCCCTCTTGACCAGCCATTCCCGAGCGGGCATCAACACGCCCCGCGCTTTCCGGGATGCCGCTGTTACGTCGATTACCGGCGGATCGGATCGACCGCCGGAGGTGATTGAACACTATGGCATGGGACCGAACGTACCAGAATACCCCGGGCCGCACCTACGACCCGGACGACCCCTACAACCTGTACGGGGAAGACATCAACGAGATCATCACGCTGCTGAAGACCCACGCGAGCCGGCACGGCACCGGCGGCGAGGACCCGATCACCCCCGAGCGCACGCTCATGGCCGCCGAGGGCTACCCGCTCGACGGCTCCGCGATGGAGGCGGCCGGCCCGACCGCGCTCGCGAACGGCGTCTACACCTACGGCTGGCTCTTCGACGCCGATGTCGTCGAGACCCTCGTCTTCGCCCTCGGCCGGATCCCGCGCCGGTGGTGTGCCGCGGACCCGACGTTCAACGTCGAATGGACCGCCGCGAGCGGATCGGGGGCGGTCGTCTGGCAGGGCGAACTCCTCGCGGTCGGCGATAACATCGCCTATACGGGCAGCTTCGGGACAGCCGTCGCGATCGCGGCGGATACCCTCCAGACCGCCGGGCGCTGCCACCTCACGCAGGAGTCGGCCGCGCTGACCAGCTTCCCGAACGCCGCCGCCGGCCTGCCCGCGTTCTTCAAACTCTCACGGCTGGCGACCTCGGGCAGCGATACCCTCGCAGTGGACGCCGAGTTTCGGAGCGCCCACCTCAGTTTCGGGACGGTCGTATGAGGCAGCTCTTCCTCGCCCTCCTGATCGGGCTGCTGCTGCTCCCTGCGGCGGGGGCGGCCCTGCACGACCCCTTCGACGACGATACCGAGAGCGCCTACGCCCTCTCGCCCGCGTACTGGGTGGTCAACACCTCCGGCTCCCACATGAACGCATCCCGCACCGTGACCACCGGCACGCCCGCGATGTACCCGAACCTCTCGGGCGACCCCAGCGGGATCTTCGATGCCGTGTATGGCCCGGACGCGAACTACACGATGGTCTTTACGTTTAAAGGGGTCGCCAGCGGGCAGGCGCGGATCGGCTTCATCTTCGACTCCGTGCAGGCCGACGACGCCGGCAGCATCGCGAACGGGACGAAGTACGGGGTCATCGCGAGCAACCGCACCACGGGGGACAACATCTACCTCTACGACACCACGGCCGGCGTCCCGGCGACCCTGAACAACACCCCTGTGCAGATCGACCGGGACACCCCCCACGTCCTGACGGTGCTCACGAACGCGACCTCCGCTGAGAAGATCGCCGTCTACCTGGACGACGTCAAGATCATCTCCTCGACCTCATCCACGCGATCGAGCGGCTATGCCGGCATGTACCAGAGTGGCGGGACGACCTGGATCGACGACCTCTGGCTGGGCGATGCGACCGAAGAGCCCCCGGCCGCCCCGCTGCCGATCGTCGCCTTCTCGGCCTCCAACACGACCGGTATCAGCCCGCTCGTCGTCCGGTTCACCAACGAATCGATCGTCGTCGACCCGGAGGCGAACGTCTCGTACAGCTGGACCTTCGGCGACGGCAACACGAGCACCGAGGCGAGCCCGCTGCATATTTACGAGGTCGCCGGATCGCACGACGTCACGCTCACGGTCACGAACCTCTCCGGCGTCAATGCCTCGACGCAGACCGACATGATCACTGTCGGGTCGGGCCTGCCGACCGCGTCGTTCGTCGGGTCGCCGGTCGCCGGTGCGCCGCCTCTCTACGTGCAGTTCAACGATACCTCGGTGGTCGAGGATCCGCTCACCTGGGACTGGGACTTCGGGGACGAGACGACCAGCGAAGAGCAGAACCCCGCCCATTCCTTCGACGATCCCGGCGTCTATACCGTGGAACTGACGGTCACGAACGCGAGCGGCTCGGCGACGATGGTCCGGACCAACTACATCACAGTGACCTGGGCGAACGTCAAGACCGTGGTCGCCACGAACGCACCGGCCTACTGGAAGGCCCTGCCGGACATCCTGCAGTGCGACGGCACGGCCGACCAGGTGCAGATCCAGGCGGCTATCGACGCGGTCGCGGCAGCAGGCGGCGGCGTGGTCCAGCTCAGCCCGGGTGATTTCTACTATACTGCACCGTTCAGTACCAGCGTCTATGTCACCGTAAAAAGCGGCGTCACGCTCCGGGGGCAGGGTATGGGTCCGGCCGTCAATGGGGGAACTGTTATCCGGTCGGATTTCTACGAGACGCCTGAAGGAGATGTCAATCCCCGGCGCTACTCGAACATCGTTACACGGGCGAACACCATTGTCCGGGACCTCAATATCACCGGCACGGGGGGACTCTCTACCTATGCCGGTGCAGCCTGCTATAATGTCGAACTAGAGAATATCATGGTCTATAACATCTCGCGGGCCATTGCCTGTGCCGTCTGGATGCACTCCGAGCAGGAGCTGCATGACATCACGCTCCGCAACGTCTGGGTCGTCGATAGCGGGTGCGCCGGGTTCGCGCATGGCTGGACCGACGAGCAAACTTCCTTCTCCGTCCATGACATCTCCTACTATGACTGCCACGCGATTAACTGCGGGAAATTCGGCCCGTATCGGAACAGCAAACGGCTCGGCAACACCTATTCGACCTCGATCCCGTCGTGGACGCCCGGATTCGATATCAAGGAAGGCAGCGCCCAGTACAATATCCTGTATGACGGGTGCGTTTGCCAGGACAGTTACGGAGCAAACTGGTACTGGGAGAAATCCACCAGCGGCAGCAACATCGTCTTCCGCAACTGTACCAGCAGCGGGGCCGGGCAGGCATACCTCCGCTACGGCGGGCAGCTCATGGAGGTCGGCAACCCCTCGGCCTACGGCGGCGGCTACCTGACGCCCTATAACTCGATCTTCGAGAACTGCACTTCAGAAAACAACTATATCGGGTTCTACCTGAACGGTCCCGCTCAGCTCTACAACTGTTCGGATACCGGGTCGCGGATCGGCGTGCTCGTTACCTCGAATGCCGGTACTTCGGTCATCGATAACTGCTCGTTTACCAATACCGGCGGGCATCTCTCGGATGCATCGGACGGCAATGCCGACGGGCTGGTTACAGCCTCGTATCGCAACCTGTTTGGGTATACGGGGTGCCCGATCTATTATTTCACCTCTGCGACAGTCTCGATCAATTACTGCACGTTCGCCAGTACGACGGTCAGGACGCAGCCCGCGATCTTCGTGCAGTCGGTCTCGACGCACCAGTACGTCTCCTATTCGACGATGCAGAACTATGCGTATGGCGGCTACTCGGTCCTGACGGGGCTTGCCCACGCCCGGTACTGCTCGGTCTATCCCACGTACATTCAAAAATGGCTCAACTTCGACCCGCAGCCGGCGGACAACGATATCGTGCCGAACTTCGCGGCAAACGTCACCAGCGGCACGGCCCCGCTTGCCGTCAAGTTCACCGATTCCTCCTCCGGGACGGGGCTCTTTGCGTGGAACCTCTCGACGGGGGACGGGACCTGGTATAACACGACCTCGATCAGTCAGAAATCCCCCACGCACACCTACACCGCAGCAGGAACCTACGATGTCACGGAGTACGTCTATGGCTCAGGGGGATACAGTTTCGTCAAGAAGTTCGAGTATATCACGGTCGGCGCGGGCACGCTCCCCCCGACGGCTTCCTTCTCGGCGAACGCGACCGACGGCGACGAACCCCTCACCGTCCAGTTCTACGATACCTCCACCGGATCCCCGACCTCGTGGCTCTGGCAGTTCGGCGATGGGAACACGAGCAGCGCCCGCCACCCCGTCCATACCTACGTGCAGGCCGGCATCTACACCGTAAACCTGCGGGCGACGACTGCCGGCGGATCGTCCTGGAGCAACGTCACGCAGTATATCACGGTCACGCAGGCAGCCTCGACGGCTCCGCCGATCATCAGCGGCAACGCGACCCCGGATAGCGGGGAAGCGCCTCTCTCGGTGCAGTTCGTCGGGACGGGCGAGAATGTCGAGGACTGGCTCTGGGATTTCGATGACGGCACGACCTCCGACGACCAGAACGTGACCCACGTCTACTATGCTGCCGGCACCTACGATGTCGTCCTGTCGGTCACGAACGCGAGCGGGGCGAACGAGACGACCATCCCCGTCACCGTGACCGGCCCGCCCATCCCTGCGCTCCCGCACGCGAACTTTACCGCGAACGTCACGGACGGCCCAATCCCGCTCGCGGTGGCCTTCGCCTTCACCGGCGACTGTCTCGACCCGATCTACATGAACTATAATTTCGGCGATGGCTCGGCCGTCGCCTGGGGCCAGGATGTCACGCACACGTATACCGAGGCCGGCACCTATACCGTGACGCTCACGATCGGGAACGCGAGCGGCGGATCGGTCATGCGAAAAACCGGCTATATCGCCGCCTCCGATCCGGCAGACTGGCTGGATGCCGATTTCGTGGCAAATAAGACCTTCTGCCGCCTCCCCAACTGCATCGTCGGGTTCATGGACTCCTCGACGGGCCCGGTCACGAACTACAGTTGGACGTTCGGCGACGGGGGGACGAGCGACGAGATGAACCCCGTCCACACCTACCGCTTCGCCGGCTGGTATACCGTCAACCTCACGGTCTCGATCTACGGCGACCCGTCTGATTATGAACGCAAGACCCGGTACGTGCTCGTGCAGGTACCCGGCGGAGGCTGGTGGTATTGAGGACCCTGACCGAGAGTGCCTCCTGCCCGCCATACAGTCAGGGAGAGCGGTATATCATCTCCCGGCGGCGTGCTGAAGGTCATTCATATGCGGACATCGCGGCCGAACTCAACAGAGACTTTGTAAACTACAACAAGGGCTGCCGCACGGGAGAGGGCATCAAGACCTGGTACCGGTCCCGAACAATGCTCCGACAGCTCAGCCTGAAGGTTGGAGGCATTGATGCAGCACGGGACGCCGGGCTCGACGTCTCGAACGAGGTCCTCGCAACCTGGCTTGACGAGCGGATCGAGAAAGAGGTCCAGCAGGCCGTGCATCAAGCCGCCGGCACGGCGAAAGCTCGGGCGACCCCCTGAAATCGCTCCCCCTCCTTTTTAACCCGTAGCACGTCTAATACTCTAATGCCCGACGACAACGACGGTCAGAATCTCGTTTTGTACTCGGAGGCAGTCCCCCTTACCGAGGCCACAGCGCGGGCAGATGGTACGATCCCTATTCTTTGCATTTCGCCCGGCTGGGGTAGTTCTGGTTTTTACAGCGCTGAAATGCTGAAAGAAGCCTGCTCGAACTACAAAAAAGGCTTGCACATGCATTGGAATCACCAGACCCGAGAAGAGGCGAGACTTCGGCCCGAGCGCGATTTGAATACGCTCGCGGGCACGCTTGCCGAAGATGGGCGTTACGAAGAGAACGGGCCGCAGGGTCCGGGGATCTACTCTCGTGCCCAACCATTCAGCCGCTACGCATCGGCGATCCGCGAGATGGCCCAGCACATCGGGCTCTCGCACGTCGCCGAAGGGACGACGAAAAAAGGCGTGGCAGAAGGTCGGACCGGCCCGATCATCGAGAAGATCACGGCCGTCCGGTCGGTCGATTTTGTAACGCTTCCTGGCAGAGGCGGAGCCATTCTCGAAGCCTTCCGGGAAGCGGGGAATACCAGTGAGACACCAGGAGACAGAACCGTGGTATCCATTGACGAAGTCCGCAAAGACGCGGCGATCATGGAGACGCTCCGTAAGGAGATCCTCTCCGAGGCCTCGGTGAGAGAGGCCCAGGCACAGAAGGAGAAAGAGTACCGGGAGGCGACGGCGGCGCTCGAAAAGCAGCTCAAAGAGAGCAACGATGCAAATGCCGAACTGAAGAAACAACTCGACCGCCTCAACGAGGCCCAGCTGCTCCTCGAGGCGAAGTCCTTCGTCGCGGCCCAGCTCAAGGACGCGAAGGTACCGGAGATCACGAAGGCCCGGCTCCTCGAGCAGCTCGCGAAGACCCCTGCCCTCAAGGAAGGCAAACTCGACGAAGCCGCGTACAAGGCAGCCATCGCCGGGGCCGTGAAGGCAGAGGCAGACTACCTCGCGAAGGTCACGGAGAGCGGCACGATCAAAGGCATGGGCAGCGGCGGCGGCACGCCGGCGGGAACGTCCCTGAAAGACGTCATGGAGAAACAGTTTCTCGAAGCCGGCCACTCCGCCGAGAAAGCGAAGCGGATGGCGGAGATCGCCGTCACCGGGAGGAGATAGACCATGTGTGAATATCCAGTCACAAAACGCAGCGCAGGAGACGAGATCTCCTCGACCTACGAGGGCCGGCATCTGACGTTCCTCGAGTCCGAACTCACCCACCCCTACCATGCAGACGGGCTCGTCGATAAGGGCGACCCGGTGCTCGTCGGGGACAACATCGTCGGCATCGCGATGAACAGCGCGGCAGCGGCCACCGACAAGATCGTCATCGATACCGAAGGCATCTGGGCGCTCTACGTGCTCGGCTGCGTCAGCGACGGCACGAGCGACGGCATTGCCCTCGCCATGGATTATGGAGATCCGGTCTTCATCAAGCGCGTCCCCGGCACGGACCAGTATATCCTCTCCGGCCAGCAGGACCCCTATCACTTCCAGCCGTTCGGCGAGGTGCTCGGGGCGGTCACGGCATCCACCACGAGCCCGACGCTCGTCGCGGTCAAGGTCCACAAGTCCTGTGTCCCGCTCGGCGGTATTCTGCACTTCGGCAGCGGCTCGGCCGCAGCGGGGAACTTCCTGCTCGAAGGCTCAACCACCACCAGGCAGGCGAAACTCATCGAGGCGTGTATCGCCCCGGCGACGATTCTCCTTGCCGGCGAACAGATCCACGGGATCAACATGCGTATCGTGGACAACCTGATCTCGACGGGCGGGGAGATCACCTGCGCCGAGTTCAAGGCCGTCCGCGACGAGGCGACCGACGCATCGGTCTCCGCAGCGACGGCCCTCAAACTCAACGTGGACAACAAGAACGGCGGCATCGCGCCCTACTGCCGCGCCCTCGACATCATGGTCGAAGGGGCACCGGGGACCACGCCGGCGATCCGCAGCGCCATCCACATCAATTCCGGTGGGACCGCAGGAACCCTCGAAGGCGTCCTCGAAATCGAGGCGGGAGCCTTCGGATGCAAGACCGTTACCACGAACCCCTCGGATACCGGCACCTGCATGCAGATCCCGATCATCTACGGCGGGACTGTGTACTACCTGCTTGGCTACAACGCCACGGGCTCGTAATCCGGAGGAGATGACGCGATAATGGACGCTATACGCAGCATCGAGGTGCGGCAGAACCAGATTGCCCAGCGGATCGGGGCGCTCGCCTATCGCAGGATGCGGCTGGTGCGTGAGCTGGAGATGGTCGACAAGGAGATCCTCCAGCTCGAAGCCGCAAGCACCGCGAACGACCAGGCAACTGGGGACATCAGAGTTGCCGTTGCTCGACAGGAGGGGGCTGCGAAGGCCACCCAACCGAAGGAGACACCGTAACATGGCAGAATTCTTCAAAGAACTGACCAACTGGGACGGGTACCAGCCCGTCAACAAGGAGACTATCGACCAGGCCCAGGTTGCCGAAGCGATGAGTCTCCTCCGCAACGACCGGGGCTTCTCGCCCCACCGGCACGAGTACCTCGTCAAAGAGGCCATCACGACCACCGACTTTCCCTACCTGCTCGGCTACATCGTCGACCGGCAGCTGCTGGCGAACTACCAGATCAATGTTGCCAACTGGCGCCGGTGGACTAAAGTCGTGACGAACACGAACTTCAACACCCGCCGGCTCGAGAGGGTCTTCGGGCTTGACGACCGTCTCGCGGAAGTCCAGGAGAAAGGCGAGTACCTCGCCAGCAAACCCAAGAACTGCCGCTTCGATATCACCCTCAAGAAGTACGGCCGGCAGTTCGATATCTCCTGGGAGAGCATCATCAACGATGCGCTCGGAGCCTTTTCGGGGATCGCGACCCGGTTCGCGAACGCTGCGATCCGGACGGAGAACTATCTCCTGACCTCGACGTATGCGATGTCGACCGGTCCGCACACCAGCCTCTACGGGGCGACGATCACCGATTGCGGGCAGGCCGTGACGAACCTCGGCGTGCTCCCGCTGACGATTGCCAACCTGGAGACGACCCTCGAGCTGATGCAGGCCCAGACCGACCCGAACGGCGAACCCATCAGCGTCCGGGCAGCGACGCTCGTCGTGCCCCCGTCTCTCGAAATGACGGGCCGCGCCATCCTCACCTCGGCAATGAAGGCATGGACGTATGGCGGCGACGACGAAGCGGCCCCCGTTCCGTGGCCGACCGTGAATGTCATTCCGCAGATGGGGCTCACGCTCGAAGTAGACCCCTACCTGCCTATCGTGAACACCACGAGCGGCACCACGAATTGGTACCTGTTCGCCGAACCGGCCGAGCGGCCGGCCCTCCTCGCGGCGTACCTCCGCGGCCACGAATCCCCGGAGGTCGTGATGAAGTCCAGCAACAAGGTCGCGTTCGGCGGCGGCGACGCAGGACCGCTCTCCGGAGACTTCGCCACGGACAACATCTTCTACCGCGTCCGCGAGGTCTTCGGCACAGTCCAGGGCGATCCCCGGTACACCTACGCGCAGACGGGCGCCGGCTCATAATCCCTCTTTTTCGGAGGAGGGAATGCCGCCGAACGTACCGAAGCCGGTGACGCGGGAAGATGAGTACCTCGCGGCCATCGTGCAGCAGAATGACCGGATTATCGACCTGCTGCAGCGGATGGCGCCACCGGAGGAACCGCCCGCAGTGACGACACTCCTCCAGGAACCGAAGCGGAGGCGCTGAATGGCCTTCACCTACGACGTCTCGACGGACCGGGGGAAGGTGCGGCTCCTTTCCACTGACCGGAAGGCTGCCCGCCCCATCTTCGACGACGACGAGATCGATGCCTTCCTCGCGATGAACGGCAACGAGGTCAAGCTCGCGGCTGCCGCTGCACTCGAACAGATGGCCTCGAACGAGGCGATGGTCCTCAAGGTCATCAGCAACAACGGCCTTTCCACGAACGGGGCGGCGGTCGCGCAGGCCCTCATGGCACGGGCAGCGAAACTCCGCGAAGAGTACCAGCAGCAGGCAGATGAGGACTTCTGCGGGTTCGATATCGCCGAATACGCGGACAATCCCGCGCAGACGCTCGAACTGCTGATCAAGGAGTCGATGCGGGATGCCTGACCTGTTCGACGCGGATCTGATGCTGGAAGCGCTCGCGGACTTCTTCCCCACCACCTGCACGATCCAGACCGCGACCCTGGCCGAAGACGACCACGGGCAGAGCATCCCGGTGTGGTCTGATCTCGCGGGACATATCGGGATCGCCTGTTCGGTCGCGCCTTCAGGGGGGAGGAAAGTGCAGACGGGCAAAGAAACGTATGTCGTCTCCTCGCACCGCATCAGTCTCGCGGGGCGGTACCTCACTATCACGGCAGCCATGCAGGCTGTCGTGGACGGCATCACGTACGAGATCTTGCTCCCCGAACATTCAGGGTTCGGGCTGAACACAAACCTGCTCTGTCAGGTGGTGCGCTGATGAACGGGGATTCCTGCGTCACGGTCGACCAGTGCGACCGACGCATGAAGGATCTTGAAGATAAAGGCCGTGAGGGGGATAAGACGATCTTCGACCGTCTTGATTCCCTCGATGAGAAGGTGGACCGGTACCGTGGCGAGATCCCGGAGGCCGCAGCAGCAGCCGTGGCGGCGTTCTGTGCGAAAGCTACCCAGACCTCATCCACGAAGACCCCGTTCGAGCTGATCAAGGACTACCGGGACACGCTCCTGCTGATTGCGATCATCGTGGTCTTCGGTGGAGAGAAGGCCGCAACCATCCTCGCGGCGGTGTTCTGATGGGCAAACAGATCCGCATCACCGGCATCAAGGAACTCGCGGAGGATTTCCGCAGACTCGGCGACGCGATGGCCGATACCCTCGAGGCTGCCGTGCAGGCGGGGGCGCTCATTCCGAGGAACGATGCCCGGGCCCGAGCTCCCTACAAGACGGGTGATTACCGCCGGAAGATCGGCATCGAAACCGTCGAGAAGACACCGACCCGGTGCGCGGTCGCGATCGGCGTCGACGATGTCCGGGGCCCATGGCTCGAGTTCGGGACGGGGCTCTACGCCGAAGGCGAAGGCGCGACGAAACAGCCCTACGACATATTCCCGCGTGGACCGGGCTTCGCGGGGTCAGCGTTCCTCTCTCCGGTCGAAGGGGGGAAGATGGCCCTCTACTGGAACGGAGCCCCGCACCCGGTCAAGCACGTCCGGCATCCCGGTATCTGCCCGCGTCCGCACTTCCGCCCGGCCATCGACGAGAACGCGGCTGCTATCGAGTATGAAATACGGGCAGCACTCGACGCGGCAATCGTGGAGGCGATCCGGTCGTGACGGCCGATCCTACTGCAGCCTACCGGGCCCTCCTCCTCGCGGACGTTGCGGTGGCGGCACTCGTGGACGAACGGATCTACTTGCAGCAGCTCCCGCAGGATCCCACCCTGCCCGCGATTCGGTTCCGGCGGGTGAGCCAGGCCCGGGGCCACCAGGTCCCGACGCGGTTCCCCGTCTACCAGACC from bacterium encodes:
- a CDS encoding phage minor head protein, which gives rise to MTVSEALDRYLEAAGRVIHRQDTRPLEHQLEAKVRTIFKRQREIVLAEFSKQRTHFQEDAAPQSIIAPALDAAYIGTYEDFFRALESVAESALVRASATLIATAGVPLKFDLKDPRAREWLASHAAERIKGIDTTTRKDIARIVQDGVNERVPYDTIARRISAAYTEFAIGKPQEHIASRAHLVAVTEVAEAYEEGSIRQAKEMQRQGLAMEKHWRDSGDDRVSNGCRENSAAGWIPLDQPFPSGHQHAPRFPGCRCYVDYRRIGSTAGGD
- a CDS encoding PKD domain-containing protein, which translates into the protein MRQLFLALLIGLLLLPAAGAALHDPFDDDTESAYALSPAYWVVNTSGSHMNASRTVTTGTPAMYPNLSGDPSGIFDAVYGPDANYTMVFTFKGVASGQARIGFIFDSVQADDAGSIANGTKYGVIASNRTTGDNIYLYDTTAGVPATLNNTPVQIDRDTPHVLTVLTNATSAEKIAVYLDDVKIISSTSSTRSSGYAGMYQSGGTTWIDDLWLGDATEEPPAAPLPIVAFSASNTTGISPLVVRFTNESIVVDPEANVSYSWTFGDGNTSTEASPLHIYEVAGSHDVTLTVTNLSGVNASTQTDMITVGSGLPTASFVGSPVAGAPPLYVQFNDTSVVEDPLTWDWDFGDETTSEEQNPAHSFDDPGVYTVELTVTNASGSATMVRTNYITVTWANVKTVVATNAPAYWKALPDILQCDGTADQVQIQAAIDAVAAAGGGVVQLSPGDFYYTAPFSTSVYVTVKSGVTLRGQGMGPAVNGGTVIRSDFYETPEGDVNPRRYSNIVTRANTIVRDLNITGTGGLSTYAGAACYNVELENIMVYNISRAIACAVWMHSEQELHDITLRNVWVVDSGCAGFAHGWTDEQTSFSVHDISYYDCHAINCGKFGPYRNSKRLGNTYSTSIPSWTPGFDIKEGSAQYNILYDGCVCQDSYGANWYWEKSTSGSNIVFRNCTSSGAGQAYLRYGGQLMEVGNPSAYGGGYLTPYNSIFENCTSENNYIGFYLNGPAQLYNCSDTGSRIGVLVTSNAGTSVIDNCSFTNTGGHLSDASDGNADGLVTASYRNLFGYTGCPIYYFTSATVSINYCTFASTTVRTQPAIFVQSVSTHQYVSYSTMQNYAYGGYSVLTGLAHARYCSVYPTYIQKWLNFDPQPADNDIVPNFAANVTSGTAPLAVKFTDSSSGTGLFAWNLSTGDGTWYNTTSISQKSPTHTYTAAGTYDVTEYVYGSGGYSFVKKFEYITVGAGTLPPTASFSANATDGDEPLTVQFYDTSTGSPTSWLWQFGDGNTSSARHPVHTYVQAGIYTVNLRATTAGGSSWSNVTQYITVTQAASTAPPIISGNATPDSGEAPLSVQFVGTGENVEDWLWDFDDGTTSDDQNVTHVYYAAGTYDVVLSVTNASGANETTIPVTVTGPPIPALPHANFTANVTDGPIPLAVAFAFTGDCLDPIYMNYNFGDGSAVAWGQDVTHTYTEAGTYTVTLTIGNASGGSVMRKTGYIAASDPADWLDADFVANKTFCRLPNCIVGFMDSSTGPVTNYSWTFGDGGTSDEMNPVHTYRFAGWYTVNLTVSIYGDPSDYERKTRYVLVQVPGGGWWY
- a CDS encoding helix-turn-helix domain-containing protein, with product MRTLTESASCPPYSQGERYIISRRRAEGHSYADIAAELNRDFVNYNKGCRTGEGIKTWYRSRTMLRQLSLKVGGIDAARDAGLDVSNEVLATWLDERIEKEVQQAVHQAAGTAKARATP
- a CDS encoding Mu-like prophage major head subunit gpT family protein, with translation MAEFFKELTNWDGYQPVNKETIDQAQVAEAMSLLRNDRGFSPHRHEYLVKEAITTTDFPYLLGYIVDRQLLANYQINVANWRRWTKVVTNTNFNTRRLERVFGLDDRLAEVQEKGEYLASKPKNCRFDITLKKYGRQFDISWESIINDALGAFSGIATRFANAAIRTENYLLTSTYAMSTGPHTSLYGATITDCGQAVTNLGVLPLTIANLETTLELMQAQTDPNGEPISVRAATLVVPPSLEMTGRAILTSAMKAWTYGGDDEAAPVPWPTVNVIPQMGLTLEVDPYLPIVNTTSGTTNWYLFAEPAERPALLAAYLRGHESPEVVMKSSNKVAFGGGDAGPLSGDFATDNIFYRVREVFGTVQGDPRYTYAQTGAGS